A window from Musa acuminata AAA Group cultivar baxijiao chromosome BXJ3-10, Cavendish_Baxijiao_AAA, whole genome shotgun sequence encodes these proteins:
- the LOC135651051 gene encoding snRNA-activating protein complex subunit-like, with protein MAESLSQVERVKQAMEETREAAAELRFQDHGSRLPFARGGPIFYPGLVGPITSVRDFKASILEELQSLQAELVSTEDFEQELSVDELKVLTEEELVEIALKVEDVPGVHDSSRLLECSGEGIVGDASIGKETVCSTSSTMERSNLESSENSKVSHALTCETDASNKKVKKGGKRGRRFDRDCRAAELEGDYFAKVEELAKIKKRQDEDKLAARLHSFSGNSKLVEGATSTSEKIERTKSLRFITTPVKVKSLSQEHVPIYFPELILCVEIYAKKSTLRKTQEFLVLGSQVLTELKDRIYCLTDKLMEMAGEHDPSGYFLIEDTFCNDLRNPSFIDYSKPVFDWLKDNSDEAIEKWEYIMSGELKKKQKELLGDANVSSLPKFKALDMHKTRFSDLRFRLGSGYLYCHQGNCKHTIVIRDMRLIHPEDVQNWADYPLLTYQLRRHYRKCSVCDIYIATKMTVDDKWAPVNPCYFCIKCYFLLHYKEDNSLLYPHTVFDYFHE; from the exons ATGGCAGAGTCCCTCTCGCAAGTGGAGAGGGTTAAGCAAGCGATGGAGGAAACAAGAGAGGCGGCGGCGGAGTTGCGGTTTCAGGATCACGGCAGCCGTCTCCCCTTCGCCCGCGGCGGCCCCATCTTTTACCCTGGCCTCGTCGGGCCCATCACCTCGGTCCGCGATTTCAAAGCCTCCATCCTCGAAGAACTTCAG AGTTTGCAGGCCGAATTGGTCTCAACGGAAGATTTCGAGCAAGAGCTCTC GGTCGATGAGCTTAAGGTACTTACGGAGGAAGAACTGGTGGAGATAGCCCTAAAAGTGGAG GATGTTCCAGGCGTTCATGATTCATCAAGGCTTCTAGAGTGTTCAGGTGAAGG AATTGTAGGTGATGCCAGCATTGGGAAAGAAACAGTTTGCTCGACAAGCTCAACAATGGAAAGGAGCAACTTGGAGTCATCTGAAAATTCGAAGGTTTCCCATGCATTGACATGTGAAACTGATGCTTCAAACAAGAAAGTGAAGAAGGGAGGGAAAAGAGGAAGGCGCTTTGATAGAGACTGTCGAGCTGCTGAATTGGAA GGTGATTATTTTGCAAAAGTGGAAGAACTTGCAAAGATTAAAAAAAGGCAGGATGAGGACAAACTAGCAGCGAGACTACATTCATTTAG TGGCAACTCCAAGCTTGTTGAAGGGGCAACCTCAACCTCAGAAAAAATTGAGAGGACGAAATCCCTGAGGTTTATAACTACTCCTGTGAAG GTGAAGTCTCTATCACAAGAGCATGTGCCAATATATTTTCCTGAGCTTATTCTTTGTGTAGAGATTTATGCCAAGAAAAGCACCTTAAGAAAG ACCCAAGAATTTTTAGTACTGGGTAGCCAAGTCCTAACGGAGCTGAAGGATCGCATCTACTGCTTGACAGATAAGCTAATGGAGATGGCAGGGGAACATGATCCTTCTGGATATTTCCTCATTGAA GATACTTTTTGCAATGATCTGCGGAACCCTTCTTTTATCGACTACAGTAAACCTGTGTTTGACTGGCTTAAGGACAACAGTGATGAGGCCATTGAGAAATGGGAATACATCATGTCTGGTGAGTtgaagaagaagcaaaaggagCTTTTAGGTGATGCAAATGTCTCGAGCTTACCAAAGTTTAAAGCTTTGGACATGCATAAGACTCGATTTTCTGACCTGCGGTTCAGATTGGGTTCTGGATATCTTTACTGTCATCAG GGAAACTGCAAGCATACCATAGTGATAAGAGACATGAGATTGATCCATCCCGAGGATGTTCAAAATTGGGCAGATTATCCACTCCTTACATATCAACTGCGGCGACATTACAGGAAATGTTCAGTCTGTGACATATACATCGCAACAAAGATGACGGTCGATGATAAGTGGGCTCCGGTGAACCCTTGTTATTTCTGCATCAAATGTTATTTCCTTCTTCACTACAAGGAGGACAACTCGTTGTTATATCCTCACACTGTATTCGATTATTTTCACGAATAG